Part of the Mycolicibacterium mageritense genome is shown below.
GCGTACGGCAGCACGGCCTCCCCCGCCGCAGTGAGCCGGACCTCGCGCCGGGACCGGTCCAGCAGAGGCTGGCCCAATTCCCGCTCCAGCCGGGCGATCTGGGCACTCACCGCGGGCTGCGCGACGTGCACGCGCCGGGCCGCGCGGGTGAAGTTGGCCTCCTCGGTGACGGCCACGAAGTATTCGAGCTGCCGCAGTTCCATAACCTATGATTATAGTTTCTGTATTGAGATCGTATTGGACTTATAACTGCTGCTCCGCGCACGCTGGAAACATGAATATCGTCATCGCAGGCGCCGGCATCGGTGGCCTCACCACAGCATTGACCCTGCACGCGAGGGGCATGGACGTCACCGTCGTGGAATCTGCCCGCGACCTCGCAGCCCTGGGAGTCGGCATCAACCTGCTGCCGCACGCCGTGCGCGAATTGCACGAACTGGGACTCGGCGACGCTTTGCGGGACATCTCGGCCACGCCCGCGGTGATCGACTTCTACACGTCCGACGGGGCGCTGTTGTTCCGCGAACCGCGCGGGATCGAAGGCGGGTACGGCTATCCGCAGTGCTCGGTACACCGCGGCAGGCTGCAGATGCTGTTGCTCGACGCCGTGACGGACCGGCTCGGCCCGGACGCGGTGCGCACCGGTGCGGGCGTGGTCGATTTCGCAGAATCCGCGTCCGGGGTGCGCGTGCGAACGCGGGCAGGCGAATTCGCCGCCGAGGTGTTCGTCGGCGCCGACGGCGTGCAGTCCACGGTGCGGCGCCGACTGCATCCCGGCCCCGACCCGCTGGCCTGGTCGGGCGTGCGGATGTTCCGCGGCGCGAGCCATATGCCGCCGTTCCTCGACGGGCGCACGATGGCGATCGTCAAAGGCCCCGGTGGCGTCGAACTGGTCACCTATCCGATCGGCGGCGATCTGGTGAACTGGGTGCTGCAGGTGGAAGACGGTGAGCCAGGGGCGTTGCCGGGCGACGCGAACTGGAACACCCCGGCCGATCCCGCGGCCGTCGCGGCGCACATGTCGGGCTGGCACCTGGACTGGCTGGACCCCGCCGAGCTTGTGGCCAATTCCGGCAGGGTGTTCGAGTACCCGATGGTCGACCGGGAACCGTTGTCTCACTGGGGAACTCGACGCGTCACCCTGCTCGGCGACGCCGCGCACCCGATGTACCCCGTCGGCGCCAACGGCGGCTCGCAGGCCATCCTCGATGCCCGGGCGCTGGCCGACGAGCTGGCCGAAGGCCGCGGCGTGGCCGGTTACGAAGCCCGGCGCATTCCCGAAACCACCGCCGTGGTGCAGGCGAACCGCGACATGCATGCGTCGAGCCCTGATGATCTGGCCCGGGTCACGGCCGACTACCGCCGGAACACGTTCGCCGACAGGAGTTCCCGATGAGCACGTACGTCCTGGTACCCGGCGCGTGCCACGGCGGCTGGTGCTTCGACGACCTGACGGCCGCGCTGCGCGCGGACGGTAACCGGGTCTTCGCACTCACACTGACCGGACTCGCCGAACGCGCACACCTGCTGCATGCGGGCGTCAACCTCGACACCCACATCGCGGACGTGGTAGCCGAATTCGAGGCTCAGCGCATCATGAACGCGGTTCTGGTCGGGCACAGCTACGGCGGCATGGTGATCACCGCTGTCGCCGACCGCCTCCCGGACCGGGTCCGCGCGCTGGTGTACCTGGACGCGTTCGCGCCCCGGGACGGCGAATCGTGCTGGACGCTGACCAACGAAGAGCAGCGGCAGTGGTATATCGGGGTCGACGCGACGGGCTACGGCGTGCCGCCGCTGCCGTTCTTCGACGAGCGCGCGACCGCGCATCCGCTGGCGTCGCTGCTCCAGCCGGTTCGGCTCGGATGCGAGCCGCAAGGGGTACGCCGGGTGTTCGTCTACGCGCAGCAGTGGCCGACCGAGTCACCGTTCGCACCAACTTACGAGCGGCTGCGCACCGACCCCGCGTGGACGACGTACTCACTCGACGGGGCGCACAACCTCATGCGGGACAACCCGGACGACCTGCTGCGGATCCTCACCGCCGCCGGTCAGTAGCCCAGCAACTTGCGGAACTGTTGTCCGACCGCCATCGACCGGCCCATCCGCTGCACCCAGCCGTCGAGTGCGGCCTTGGTGTCGGCCGGATCCCAGCCACGCTCCCGCGCAAGGGTGATCAGGCCGGCCTCGTCCGTGATCCCCCTGGCCTGAGCGTCCCGCGCCAAGCCGGCGTAATCCTCCAGCGAGATGCCGTTGATGGGCGCCCAGATGGGGTCGTTCTGAGCCACCGACCGGGTCGACGGCCCACCGAAGACGGCGGTGTCGATGGGGCCTGCACCCCGAACGTGCACCATGCCGTCACCCTGCTGGGCGGCTTGTCTTACCTTCTTGAAGAGTCCCATCGATGCCTCCGATCCCCGATGCCGTCTCGGTGAAACTAACGGCGCTGTACTCGGGTGGCTGGGGTATCGGACTACCCCACTTGGACCCGAAACTGGAACACGTTTCAGTTTCGCCGCGGAAATCGGTAGGCTGACCCGCGTGCCAGCAGCAACCACGCAACCCGCGATCGAAGGGTGGTTCGCCACCGACGACGCCGGTGCCACACATCTGATCGGCGGCAAGTGCACCCAGTGCGCCACCTACGTGTTCCCGCCGCGGGAGAACAACTGCCCCAACCCGGCCTGCACCAGCGACACGCTTGACCTGGTTCCGCTGTCGCGCCGCGGCACGGTGTGGAGCTACACCGAGAACCGGTACCTCCCGCCTGCGCCGTACCCGCAGTCCGACCCGTTCGAGCCGTTCGCGATCGCTGCCGTCGAACTGGCCGAGGAAGGCCTGATCGTGCTCGGCAAGGTCGTCGAGGGCACGCTGGCCGCCGACCTCAAGGTCGGCATGGAGATGGAGCTGACCACGATGACGCTCTACACCGACGACGAGGGCGTCGAGCGCACCACCCATGCCTGGAGGATCGCCTGATGAGCACGCCGGAGCCTTTGTACATCCTCGGCGCGGGCATGCACCCGTGGGGCAAGTGGGGACGTGACTTCACCGAGTACGGCGTCGTCGCCGCCCGCGCGGCCCTGGCCGAGGCCGGCCTGGACTGGCGCCAAATCCAGCTGGTCGCGGGCGCCGACACGATCCGCAACGGCTACCCGGGCTTCATCGCCGGGTCGACGTTCGCGCAGAAGCTGGGCTGGAACGGCGTGCCGGTGTCGTCGTCGTACGCGGCGTGCGCGTCGGGCTCACAGGCCCTGCAGAGCGCCAGGGCCCAGATCTTGGCCGGGTTCTGCGATGTGGCGCTGGTGATCGGCGCCGATACCACACCCAAGGGTGCGTTCGCGCCCGTCGGCGGCGAACGCAAGAACGATCCCGACTGGCAGCGGTTCCACCTGCTCGGGGCGATGAACCCCGTGTACTTCGCCCTGCTGGCCCGGCGCCGGATGGACCTCTACGGCGCCACCGCCGAGGACTTCGCGCAGGTGAAGGTGAAGAACTCGCGCCACGGCCTGCAGAATCCGAATGCGCGCTACCGCAAGGAAGCCGCGATCGAAGACGTGCTGGCCAGCCCGGTGGTGTCCGATCCGCTGCGCCAGCTCGACATCTGCGCGACGTCCGACGGGGCGGCGGCGCTGATCGTGGCTTCGAAGTCGTTCGCGGAGAAGCACCTCGGTTCCGTGGAGGGCGTGCCGTCGGTGCGTGCGATCTCGACCGTGACGCCGCAGTACCCACAGCATCTTCCCGAATTGCCGGATATCGCAACGGATTCCACCGCCGTGGTGGCAGCTCCCGAGCGCGTGTTCAAGGACCAGATCCTCGACGCGGCCTACGCCGAAGCCGGGATCGGGCCCGAGGACGTCAGCCTGGCCGAGGTGTACGACCTGTCCACCGCACTCGAGCTGGACTGGTACGAACACCTGGGGCTGTGCGCCAAGGGCGAAGGTGAGCAGTTGCTGCGCAGCGGGGCCACCACCATCGGCGGCCGGGTGCCGGTGAACCCGTCGGGCGGCCTGGCGTGCTTCGGCGAAGCCATCCCGGCGCAGGCCATCGCGCAGGTGTGCGAGCTGACGTGGCAGCTGCGCGGGACCGCGACGGGCCGCCAGGTCGAGGGCGCCACGGTCGGCGTGACCGCCAACCAGGGCCTGTTCGGCCACGGCTCGTCGGTGATCGTCGCGCGATAGCTCACTTCGCACCGCGAACGTGCGGGTCTGCTGCCCGACACACCGGGGAACGTCAGCATTTTCCGCACGTTCGCGCCACGATGACGGTGTGAGCGAAACCGTGGTCGTCCGCGTCAAGCCGGGCAGCAAGAAGGGCCCGCTCGTCGAGGTCGGCGACGACAGTGCGCTCACGATCTATGTGCAGGAGCGCGCGGTCGACGGCAAGGCCAACGAAGCCGTCACGAAACTGCTTGCCGCACATCTCGGGGTGCCGCGCCGCCGCGTGGAGTTGATCTCGGGAGCGACCGCGCGGCTCAAGCGTTTTCGCATCACCTGAGCGCCGACGAGCGTGCACAGAGTGCTGGTCAAAGGCGGCGTGTCGGCGGACAGACACGCACGCTCGCGGTGCAAATGGGCCCTGCGTCAGCCCACGTTGCGGTTCCATTCGAGCCAACCGGTGCCGGTGCGGCCGTCGGCGGTGCGGACAGTTAC
Proteins encoded:
- a CDS encoding FAD-dependent monooxygenase codes for the protein MNIVIAGAGIGGLTTALTLHARGMDVTVVESARDLAALGVGINLLPHAVRELHELGLGDALRDISATPAVIDFYTSDGALLFREPRGIEGGYGYPQCSVHRGRLQMLLLDAVTDRLGPDAVRTGAGVVDFAESASGVRVRTRAGEFAAEVFVGADGVQSTVRRRLHPGPDPLAWSGVRMFRGASHMPPFLDGRTMAIVKGPGGVELVTYPIGGDLVNWVLQVEDGEPGALPGDANWNTPADPAAVAAHMSGWHLDWLDPAELVANSGRVFEYPMVDREPLSHWGTRRVTLLGDAAHPMYPVGANGGSQAILDARALADELAEGRGVAGYEARRIPETTAVVQANRDMHASSPDDLARVTADYRRNTFADRSSR
- a CDS encoding alpha/beta fold hydrolase, yielding MSTYVLVPGACHGGWCFDDLTAALRADGNRVFALTLTGLAERAHLLHAGVNLDTHIADVVAEFEAQRIMNAVLVGHSYGGMVITAVADRLPDRVRALVYLDAFAPRDGESCWTLTNEEQRQWYIGVDATGYGVPPLPFFDERATAHPLASLLQPVRLGCEPQGVRRVFVYAQQWPTESPFAPTYERLRTDPAWTTYSLDGAHNLMRDNPDDLLRILTAAGQ
- a CDS encoding Zn-ribbon domain-containing OB-fold protein; its protein translation is MPAATTQPAIEGWFATDDAGATHLIGGKCTQCATYVFPPRENNCPNPACTSDTLDLVPLSRRGTVWSYTENRYLPPAPYPQSDPFEPFAIAAVELAEEGLIVLGKVVEGTLAADLKVGMEMELTTMTLYTDDEGVERTTHAWRIA
- a CDS encoding lipid-transfer protein is translated as MSTPEPLYILGAGMHPWGKWGRDFTEYGVVAARAALAEAGLDWRQIQLVAGADTIRNGYPGFIAGSTFAQKLGWNGVPVSSSYAACASGSQALQSARAQILAGFCDVALVIGADTTPKGAFAPVGGERKNDPDWQRFHLLGAMNPVYFALLARRRMDLYGATAEDFAQVKVKNSRHGLQNPNARYRKEAAIEDVLASPVVSDPLRQLDICATSDGAAALIVASKSFAEKHLGSVEGVPSVRAISTVTPQYPQHLPELPDIATDSTAVVAAPERVFKDQILDAAYAEAGIGPEDVSLAEVYDLSTALELDWYEHLGLCAKGEGEQLLRSGATTIGGRVPVNPSGGLACFGEAIPAQAIAQVCELTWQLRGTATGRQVEGATVGVTANQGLFGHGSSVIVAR
- a CDS encoding DUF167 domain-containing protein — its product is MSETVVVRVKPGSKKGPLVEVGDDSALTIYVQERAVDGKANEAVTKLLAAHLGVPRRRVELISGATARLKRFRIT